The Argentina anserina chromosome 3, drPotAnse1.1, whole genome shotgun sequence genome includes a region encoding these proteins:
- the LOC126786123 gene encoding BTB/POZ domain and ankyrin repeat-containing protein NPR1, whose amino-acid sequence MANSTEPSSSLSFTSSSHLSNGSISHNLSSYEALPSLEVVSLAKLSSSLEQLLLDSGCDYSDAEIIVEGVPVGVHRCILASRSKFFRELFKQEKGSSEKERKPSKPKYKMKDLLPYGDIGYDAFLVFLSYMYTGKLKPSPPEVSTCVHNVCAHDSCRPAINFAVELLYASSIFQMPDLVSIFQRRLINFVEKALAEDVIPILVVAFHCQLSELVTHSIERVARSDLDSICIDKELPYEVVEKIKLLRRDSQHDSELNMPPVDPLHEKRIRRIHKALDSDDVELVKLLLSESNITLDEAHALHYAAAYCDPKVVTEVLALGMADVNLRNPRGYTVLHIAVMRREPSIIVLLLSKGARASELTSDGQSAVSICRRLTRPKDYHSKTEQGKETNKDRICIDVLEREMRKNPMAEDAYMSSQPMADDLHMKLLYLENRVAFARLFFPSEAKLAMVAAQSETSSEFAGISPSKGSTGNLMEVDLNETPTVQKKRLHSRLESLMKTVNMGRCYFPHCSEVLDKFMEDDLPDLFFLETGTPDEQKIKRMRFMELKDEVHKAFTKDKAERNLSGLTSSSSSSSPKKAGVNQKTRK is encoded by the exons ATGGCCAATTCAACTGAGCCATCGTCTTCTTTGAGCTTCACCTCATCTTCCCATCTGTCGAATGGTTCGATAAGCCACAACTTATCTTCCTATGAAGCCTTGCCTAGTCTTGAAGTCGTCAGTTTGGCCAAGCTTAGCTCTAGTTTAGAGCAGCTCTTGCTTGATTCTGGCTGTGATTATAGTGATGCTGAAATCATAGTTGAGGGAGTTCCTGTTGGTGTTCACCGATGTATATTAGCTTCTAGGAGCAAGTTCTTTCGTGAACTATTCAAGCAAGAAAAGGGGTCTTCTGAGAAGGAGAGAAAACCAAGCAAACCAAAGTATAAAATGAAGGATTTGCTACCTTATGGTGATATTGGATATGAcgcatttttggttttcttgagCTACATGTATACCGGAAAGCTGAAGCCTTCTCCCCCAGAGGTGTCAACTTGTGTGCACAATGTATGCGCCCATGATTCATGTAGACCTGCAATCAATTTTGCTGTGGAATTGCTGTATGCCTCTTCCATTTTCCAAATGCCAGATCTGGTTTCAATATTTCAG CGACGCCTTATTAATTTTGTTGAGAAAGCTCTTGCAGAAGATGTTATCCCAATCCTTGTGGTTGCTTTCCACTGTCAGTTGAGTGAGCTTGTCACTCATTCTATTGAAAGAGTGGCTCGATCAGATCTTGATAGCATCTGCATTGACAAGGAACTTCCTTATGAGGTTGtagaaaaaattaaattgcTTCGTCGTGATTCTCAACATGATAGTGAACTGAATATGCCGCCTGTGGATCCCTTGCATGAAAAAAGAATCAGGAGAATACATAAGGCATTAGACTCTGATGATGTTGAACTTGTGAAACTTCTTTTATCTGAGTCGAACATAACCTTAGATGAAGCCCATGCTCTCCACTATGCTGCAGCTTACTGTGATCCTAAGGTTGTTACAGAAGTTCTTGCTTTGGGTATGGCTGATGTTAACCTTCGGAATCCTCGAGGTTATACTGTGCTTCACATTGCTGTGATGCGCAGAGAGCCATCGATAATAGTATTGCTTCTTAGTAAAGGAGCTCGTGCATCAGAGCTGACATCAGATGGTCAGAGTGCAGTTAGTATATGCCGGAGGTTGACAAGGCCAAAGGATTATCATTCAAAAACAGAGCAggggaaagaaacaaacaaggACCGAATTTGCATTGATGTTCTAGAAAGAGAAATGCGGAAGAATCCAATGGCAGAAGATGCATATATGTCGTCCCAACCAATGGCTGATGATCTGCACATGAAATTGCTCTACTTGGAGAACAGAG TGGCTTTTGCCCGTTTGTTTTTCCCTAGTGAAGCCAAGCTAGCCATGGTTGCTGCTCAATCCGAGACATCATCTGAGTTTGCTGGAATCTCTCCATCAAAAGGCTCAACTGGGAACTTGATGGAGGTTGATTTAAACGAGACACCCACAGTGCAGAAGAAAAGACTCCATTCTAGATTGGAGTCCCTTATGAAAACAG TCAACATGGGTAGATGCTATTTCCCCCATTGCTCAGAAGTCCTGGATAAGTTTATGGAGGATGACCTACCTGATTTGTTTTTCCTTGAGACGGGCACCCCTGACGAGCAGAAAATAAAGAGGATGCGTTTCATGGAGCTCAAGGACGAAGTCCATAAGGCATTTACCAAGGACAAGGCCGAGCGCAACCTCTCTGGGTTGACTTCTTCATCGTCCTCATCGTCACCAAAAAAAGCTGGTGTGAATCAGAAGACTAGGAAATAG
- the LOC126787727 gene encoding putative E3 ubiquitin-protein ligase LIN-1, with translation MADSSLRELLTEEAYQRGNSSCSSSNNKFVAKTKKPVKYRVAPDESLALLPIHICHDRKRYDFSKHKAQNSVLRKGSSRRVSFTSERSHTKTLVSESSSRRTEPAPIDRVATKAAVSILSGYAGRYIKDKEFREEIEEKCRACLVRKKRDSGSGVLESLQSGVENVNKLVENPIFWTKAMRKCIENLRSVVASLDANMSKMNASTCGIPNSNLSACAQLYLAIVHKIERNDLVSAKHLLQVFCDSPFLARTHLLPDLWEHFFLPHLLHLKIWYAKEIEVVSHTFDKEKRIKSITKVYNDQMDLGTTKFAQYYKEWLKVGAEAPPVAPEVPLPLVPSSRSRRRRASDSFASHSSLNKNLYQAVFGPTLERRSVDLDDRNGVSNASRDVFQQERLFEGEAQTDNYNSPSCIHREDSTRRKSLSQSNRDPKPELWPEFDQTKKSNYFGLFSCQNAPAQCLVNRNNIVKSNSIRQEDNSHLPPSSNLSSAIRTLYSSDSLSDCEIAVRAITKAWLGSHGDPVIEAMLSEPPLIQGMLEVLFASTDDEILELVISVLAEFVARNEQNTKIILNFDPQLDIFMRLLRSSGLFLKAAVLLYLLKPKAKQMKSLEWVALVLQVLEFGDQLQTLFTVQCSPQVAALYLLYQLLTGFDEDRNLENARQVVSLGGLSLLVTQIEKGDRHKRNSVASMISCCVIADESCRNYLADFLDKPSLLELIVLGNGRNSTCSAFAILIEILCLSRRTKITKILDGLKEGCCGLNTMQILLVYLQRSSPEERPLVAAILLQLDLMGDPFRCSVYRDEAIEAIIGALDCQTCDVKVQERSARSLLMLGGWFSYTGEASTEHWLLKRAGFSYWSRDSFHFKEGFLHSNEDEEATENWQRKAATALFKTGGKKLLVALSGSIANGIPSLARVSLVTLSWMSSFLSTVGDGRLKSIACSILMPQMLESLKFHKDVEERVLASYSLLNLVKSSGDEYIPMLLSADKEVLDKLQNLSLVTWTANELISIITSIYED, from the exons ATGGCTGATTCTTCCTTACGTGAGTTGCTTACAGAAGAAGCATATCAACGCGGGAACAGCAgctgcagcagcagcaacaacaagTTCGTGGCCAAAACCAAAAAGCCAGTCAAATACAGAGTTGCTCCAGATGAGTCTCTGGCTTTGTTGCCTATACACATCTGCCACGATAGGAAAAGATACGATTTCTCCAAGCATAAGGCTCAGAACTCTGTTCTGCGTAAAGGGTCGTCTAGAAGAGTGAGTTTTACTTCAGAGAGGTCGCATACCAAAACGTTGGTCTCGGAGAGTAGTTCGAGAAGAACGGAGCCTGCACCGATTGATAGAGTTGCCACTAAAGCTGCGGTTTCTATTCTCAGTGGATATGCAGGTCGTTATATAAAGGATAAGGAGTTTAGGGAAGAGATTGAGGAAAAGTGTAGAGCTTGTTTGGTGAGGAAGAAAAGAGATTCAGGCAGTGGAGTACTTGAGTCTCTGCAATCGGGTGTCGAAAATGTTAACAAGTTGGTGGAGAATCCAATTTTTTGGACGAAAGCAATGAGAAAATGTATCGAGAATTTGAGAAGTGTTGTTGCTTCTTTGGATGCCAATATGTCCAAGATGAATGCTTCCACTTGCGGCATACCCAATTCAAATTTATCTGCTTGTGCTCAGCTCTACTTGGCAATTGTTCACAAGATTGAGAGAAATGACTTGGTTTCTGCTAAGCATTTGCTTCAAGTTTTCTGTGACTCGCCATTTTTAGCAAGAACCCATTTGCTTCCTGATCTATGGGAACATTTCTTTCTTCCACATCTTCTTCATCTGAAGATTTGGTATGCTAAGGAGATTGAGGTCGTTTCACACACATTTGATAAAGAGAAgagaatcaaatccataaccaAAGTCTACAACGACCAAATGGATTTGGGGACTACAAAGTTTGCTCAATACTACAAAGAGTGGCTCAAAGTTGGGGCTGAGGCTCCTCCTGTTGCTCCTGAAGTGCCTCTGCCTTTAGTACCAAGTAGCAGATCAAGAAGAAGGAGAGCATCCGATTCTTTCGCTTCACATTCCTCATTGAACAAAAATTT ATATCAGGCTGTATTTGGACCCACACTCGAGAGGCGATCGGTGGACCTGGATGACCGGAATGGAGTTTCAAATGCTTCTAGGGATGTATTTCAACAGGAGAGGCTGTTTGAAGGTGAAGCTCAGACAGACAACTACAACAGTCCCAGTTGTATTCAT AGGGAAGACAGTACTCGACGAAAATCATTGAGCCAAAGTAATAGAGACCCAAAACCCGAGTTATGGCCCGAGTTTGATCAGACAAAGAAATCAAACTACTTTGGACTCTTTAGCTGCCAGAATGCACCTGCTCAATGCTTAGTGAATAGGAATAACATAGTCAAGAGTAATTCAATCCGACAAGAAGACAATTCCCACCTTCCTCCTTCAAGCAATTTAAGTAGTGCTATTCGCACTCTTTACTCGTCGGATAGTTTAAGTGATTGCGAGATTGCCGTTCGTGCAATTACCAAAGCTTGGTTGGGCTCACATGGTGATCCTGTCATTGAAGCAATGTTGTCTGAGCCACCTCTTATCCAGGGAATGCTGGAGGTGTTGTTTGCTTCCActgatgatgaaattttggAACTAGTAATATCGGTTTTAGCTGAATTTGTAGCAAGAAATGAGCAGAATACAAAGATAATACTCAATTTTGATCCACAGCTTGATATCTTCATGAGACTTCTAAGAAGTAGTGGTCTATTTTTGAAAGCAGCTGTTTTGCTTTACCTGCTTAAGCCAAAGGCAAAACAGATGAAATCACTCGAGTGGGTGGCACTAGTCCTTCAAGTACTCGAGTTTGGAGATCAGTTGCAGACCCTATTCACTGTACAATGCAGCCCTCAAGTTGCAGCATTGTACCTTTTATATCAGCTTCTTACGGGTTTTGATGAAGATCGCAACTTGGAGAATGCTAGGCAGGTTGTGTCTCTAGGAGGGTTGAGCCTTCTGGTGACACAAATTGAGAAAGGGGATAGACATAAGAGGAACAGTGTTGCTTCCATGATTTCATGCTGTGTTATAGCTGATGAAAGCTGCCGAAACTACTTAGCTGATTTTCTGGACAAGCCTTCTCTTCTCGAACTCATTGTACTTGGAAATGGAAGAAATTCAACTTGTTCTGCATTTGCTATATTGATTGAAATACTTTGCCTCAGCAG ACGAACGAAGATCACTAAAATCCTAGATGGACTGAAAGAAGGATGCTGTGGCTTGAACACAATGCAAATTTTATTGGTCTATCTGCAGAGATCATCACCTGAAGAGCGTCCCTTAGTTGCAGCCATATTGCTACAACTTGATCTTATG GGAGATCCATTTAGATGCAGTGTATATAGAGACGAAGCGATTGAAGCAATAATAGGCGCTTTAGATTGTCAAACATGTGACGTGAAAGTTCAAGAACGATCGGCGAGATCTCTCTTAATGTTAGGAGGCTGGTTTTCATACACAGGAGAGGCATCAACAGAACACTGGCTATTAAAACGAGCAGGTTTCAGCTATTGGTCAAGGGATTCATTTCACTTCAAAGAAGGTTTCTTACACTCG AATGAAGACGAAGAAGCAACAGAAAATTGGCAGAGGAAAGCAGCCACAGCTTTGTTTAAAACCGGTGGCAAGAAATTATTGGTGGCCCTTTCGGGTTCCATAGCAAATGGCATTCCGAGTTTAGCACGAGTGAGCTTGGTCACATTGTCATGGATGAGTAGCTTTCTCAGTACAGTTGGAGATGGACGTTTGAAGTCCATAGCATGTTCAATTCTCATGCCTCAGATGCTCGAGTCACTGAAATTTCACAAAGATGTAGAGGAAAGAGTGCTTGCTTCATACTCATTACTGAATCTTGTAAAAAGTTCAG GTGATGAGTACATCCCCATGCTCTTATCAGCAGACAAAGAGGTGCTCGACAAACTCCAGAACCTCTCCTTAGTGACCTGGACAGCTAATGAGCTTATTTCAATCATCACAAGCATTTATGAGGACTAG
- the LOC126788155 gene encoding transcription termination factor MTEF18, mitochondrial-like produces the protein MLMNRIHKRVSKMIGQLNNLVLYAKPVVHDRPTSMQNPSFVSIKFRCFSSSRLTHHPNASLSDSTQVVTSPFANRVSRTARTEGQAALFDYLHCTRSFGFTDAEHISKNSPKFLEDLLSKIDCEKEVSRNLSRFFRYNPINEFEPFFESLGLSPSELPLFLPRHLMYLSDDPVMFENFQALCDYGVPRSNTGKMYREAREIFAYEYGVLVSKLRAYEYLGLSKGTVIKLVSCCPLLLVGGVNNELVKFLEKLKCLGLGMDWIGGYASDNIMYNWNRMLDTMDFLDKVGYTKEQMCSLFERNPALLLEGSGKNVYVLFGRLLKLGLDMDEVYSLFMQCPQVLSVKCTRYLLQAIDYMIEVGMGTDEIADVVANDLAFLSSSRLKRPSTICRELKVGRDGLLQIIREDPSKLLRLASKSKATTSRQVLSRVPYNHLEKTSFLLRLGYTENSEEMMKALKKFRGRGDQLQERFDCLVEAGLDCNVVMNIIKQAPMVLNQSKDVIVKKISCLTNCLGYPLESLAAFPAYLCYDMDRINLRFSMYLWLREKRAAKPMLSLSTLLACSDARFAKYYVDIHPEGPVMWESLKKQKKLMAK, from the coding sequence ATGTTAATGAATAGAATCCACAAAAGGGTATCGAAAATGATAGGGCAGCTCAACAACCTTGTACTCTATGCAAAACCTGTTGTTCATGACAGACCCACTTCTATGCAAAACCCATCTTTTGTTTCCATTAAATTTCGATGCTTTTCGAGTTCTAGGCTTACCCATCATCCAAATGCATCACTTTCTGATTCAACTCAAGTGGTCACTTCACCTTTTGCTAACCGGGTTTCCAGAACTGCTAGAACTGAGGGTCAGGCTGCCCTTTTCGATTACCTGCATTGTACTCGAAGCTTTGGCTTTACTGATGCAGAGCATATTAGCAAGAACTCCCCTAAGTTTCTTGAGGATCTGCTCTCCAAGATTGATTGTGAGAAAGAGGTTTCCAGGAACTTGAGCAGGTTCTTTCGCTATAATCCGATTAATGAGTTTGAGCCGTTTTTTGAGAGCTTGGGTTTGAGCCCATCTGAGCTTCCATTGTTTCTACCGAGACACTTGATGTATTTGAGTGATGATCCTGTTATGTTTGAGAACTTTCAGGCTTTATGTGATTATGGTGTACCCCGGAGTAACACTGGTAAGATGTATAGGGAGGCGAGAGAGATATTTGCATATGAGTATGGAGTGTTGGTTTCAAAGCTTCGAGCTTATGAGTATTTGGGGTTAAGCAAAGGCACAGTTATTAAGCTTGTTAGTTGTTGCCCATTGCTATTGGTTGGTGGTGTTAATAATGAACTTGTTAAGTTTCTTgaaaaattgaagtgtttaggcctTGGAATGGATTGGATTGGCGGGTATGCATCCGATAACATCATGTATAACTGGAACAGAATGCTTGATACAATGGATTTTCTTGATAAAGTTGGTTATACTAAGGAGCAGATGTGTAgtttgtttgaaagaaatccTGCATTACTGTTAGAAGGTTCTGGGAAGAATGTCTACGTGTTGTTTGGCCGTTTACTCAAATTGGGTCTTGACATGGATGAGGTTTATTCGTTGTTTATGCAATGTCCTCAGGTCTTATCTGTTAAGTGCACAAGATATCTGTTGCAGGCTATAGATTATATGATTGAGGTAGGAATGGGTACAGATGAGATTGCAGATGTTGTAGCCAATGACTTGGCATTCCTGAGTTCGTCTCGTCTGAAAAGACCCAGTACCATATGTAGGGAATTAAAGGTCGGAAGAGATGGTCTGCTGCAAAttataagggaagacccaagCAAGTTGTTGAGATTGGCCTCAAAATCGAAGGCTACTACCAGCAGGCAAGTATTATCTAGAGTTCCATATAATCACCTGGAGAAAACATCGTTCTTGTTGAGATTGGGTTATACCGAAAACTCAGAGGAGATGATGAAAGCTCTAAAAAAGTTCAGGGGTAGAGGTGACCAGTTACAGGAGAGGTTCGATTGTCTGGTAGAAGCTGGCTTAGATTGCAATGTTGTGATGAACATTATCAAACAAGCACCTATGGTTCTTAACCAGAGTAAAGACGTGATCGTGAAGAAGATAAGTTGCCTAACAAACTGTTTAGGTTATCCGCTGGAATCATTGGCAGCATTCCCGGCGTATTTATGTTACGACATGGACAGGATTAATCTTCGATTCTCAATGTATTTGTGGTTACGGGAGAAACGTGCAGCAAAACCTATGTTGTCTTTGAGCACTTTGCTTGCATGCTCGGATGCACGATTTGCAAAATACTATGTAGACATCCATCCTGAAGGTCCAGTCATGTGGGAGAGTTTGAAGAAGCAAAAAAAGCTGATGGCCAAGTAG